ATTTGTGGATAAGCGAGTATATCACGCCTTGGGATATCTATGTTCACGGGATTACCAAGGTTTTAGCTTATAAAAAAACAGCCTATCAGGAAATGTATATTGTAGAAACAGGAGCCTATGGTAAAGCTTTAGTTTTAGACGGAAAATGGCAATCCTGTACAGGGGATGAGTTTATTTACCATGAATCCCTGGTTCACCCCGCTATGATTAGTCACCCTAATCCGCGTCGTGTTCTTGTATTGGGTGGGGGTGAAGGAGCAACGGTACGCGAAATCCTGCGCTGGAAAACCGTTGAGCAGGTGATGATGGTGGATATTGATGGTGAGGTTGTGGACGCTTGCCGACAACATTTGCCAGAAATGCATCAAAATGCCTTTGATGATCCTCGAACTCAACTGGTTATTGGTGACGCTCTAGAGATTTTAGACAAGATGGAACAGCAGTGGGATATTGTCATCTCCGATCTGTCTGATCCGATTGAAGAAGGACCATCCTATAAGCTGTTTACCCAAGAGTTTTTTGAGAAAGTTCAGCGCGTTCTCCAACCGGATGGATTTTTAGTCCTACAAGCTGGACCGGTGGGAACGTTCGCGGTCAAAACCCATGCTCGTCTAGTGAACACCTTAAGTACTGTTTTTCCACATATACACTCCTATTGTTGCTTTACCCCCACCTACGGTGAACCCTGGGGATTTGCGATCGCGTCTGCCCAAGCCATTGACACTCAACCCAATCCGGCTACCGTTGACCAACACCTGCAAGACAAGACCACGGGGGGCTTGCGCCTAATCGACGGTGTGGCGTTATTAGGACTGTTACAAACCCCTGCCTATATCCGTCGTGCGATCGCCTCGGAAACTCAAGTCTATACCTTAAACGAACCGCCAAAATTCTTTGGTAAGGGGGCATTGAGTCAATCATCCTCTCAATCGTGATCAACTGCCGGAGAATGCCTACCTGACCCACGAGATCTAAATGTAAAATTTTGTTACAGTAAATGTAACGATTTGTTGCAGTCTTAAAAAAAATAGACAGAAAAAAGGAAAACAACAGCGTAAAATTGCCAGTAAAACCAAGTAACTGAAGTTCTCAAGACTTCCAGGGTGCAACTCTCATATTTCCTAGCTGATGCTTCTCCTTGGCAGGCAGATAGTTGTCATAGCTATCAAATCGATTTACCCGAACAAAGCCAATCTGTCAAGTTTGAGCGAATCAGTGACCTTTGCCATAACTCTGCCCAGCTACGCCGATCTTCACCCCAGAGACATTGCTCATGCAGCCTAGTGGTCTGCCGTTTCATTCCTTAGCTCTAGAACCAGCAATTGATGCTCATTTTTTGACCGTCGCACCAGATACCCCCCTGGTGGATGTCTTGGCGCTCATGAGTCGATTTCGCAGTTGTCGGTTACCCACCCAAGCGTTAGGAACTGACATGAGTCACATCCCCGCGCATCTCCCACAAATTTCCTGCCTGTCTCAGGAAGAAGACACCGTGTTTGGTGTGGCGGATACGGCAGCAGGTTGTGTATTGGTGATGGAGGGAGAGCGACTGGTGGGCGTATTTACTGAGCGCGATATTGTTAGGTTAGCAGCGGCGGGGCTTCCCTTAAGCCGGGTCAATATTTCCGAAATTATGACCCGACCCGCGATTACGCTGCAACCATCACCATCTCACGATATCTTTACCGCATTGGGACTCTTACGCCAGCATCGGATTCGTCACCTACCGATTGTCAATGAACAAGGGCAACTTATGGGAATTGTCACCCATGAGAGTATTCGCAAAGCTCTGCAACCCGTTAACCTGCTAACGCGATTGCGCTGTGTGCAAGATGTAATGACCACAGCGGTGATTCATGCACCCGTAACTACAGCGGTGCTACAGTTAGCCCAGCTCATGACAGAGCATCAAGTCAGTTGCGTGGTGATTACTCAAGTCAGAGATTCGGAAATTCAGCCTGGAGAACAAGACGCCCTCACGCCAGCCGGATGTTCTGCTCCTTTGATTAAAGCCTCTTGCTCATATCCAATGCTTTATTCTCAGTCCCTGATTCCCGTGGGTATTGTCACGGAACGCGATATTGTGCAGTTTCAGGCACTAGAACTAGATTTATCGCGCCTGAATGCTCAAGAGGTGATGAGTACACCCCTATTTTGCCTGGGTTCCTCGGATTCCTTGTGGCTCGCCCACGAGCAAATGCAGCAGCATCGGGTGCGACGGTTGGTTGTTCGCGGTAATCAGGGAGAATTAGTGGGGATTGTGTCCCAAACCAGCCTACTGCAAGTGCTTAACCCCGTGGAAATGTATGGGGTAATCGAACTACTGCAACAGGCGGTGGAAGAACGAACCTCGGAATTAGCCCAGACGAATGAACGGCTACGCCACGAAATTGGGGAGCGTCAGCGAGCGGAGTTAGCCCTGCAAAAATCTCATGACCAATTGAAAATTCAAGTTGAACAGCGCACAGTCCAGCTTACTCAAGCTAATGTCCAGCTTCAACAGGATATTCTAGAACGCCAGCGGGTAGAAACAGCCCTGCGGCAAAGTGAAGCCCAGTTGAAAAAACAAACCCGCGAACTCACACGCATGATCCAGCAACTGCATTCTTATCAAAGTCAGTTGATTCAGAGCGAAAAAATGTCGTCTTTGGGACAACTGGTTGCTGGTGTGGCTCACGAAATTAATAATCCGATTAATTTTATTTACGGTAATATTGCTTACGCTTCTCAGTATGTTCAGGACGTGATGGGTTTGCTGGAACTCTATGAGCAGTATTATCCCCAGCCTGTATCCGAAATTCAAGAAACGACCGAGGACATTGACTTAGAGTTTGTCAAAACGGACTTGCCTAAACTGATTAACTCCATGAAACTGGGTGCCGATCGCATTCGCAACTTGGTGCTGTCGTTGCGAAATTTCTCCCGCTTGGATCAAGCGGAAATGAAATCCGTAGATTTGCATGAGGGATTAGACAATACGTTGTTGATTCTACAAAATCAGCTTAAAGCGACGTCCGGTCTAGTTGAAGTGCAGTTGGTGAAGGACTATGGGGATTTACCCTTGGTGGAATGTTATCCGGGACAACTCAACCAAGTGTTTATGAATCTACTGAGTAATGCCATTGATGCGCTCGAAGAGTTGAGACAGTTAAATGCTCAAGCTCAGTTGTCTAATGGAGAATCCTCTAGTCCTTATCCCACGATTGGGATTCAAACCGCGATTAAAGAGGTGAAGCGTCCTAAATCCCAGGCAAAATCATCGTGGGTAAATCAATGGGTGGTGGTTCGCATTGCGGATAATGGGTCGGGGATGACTGAGATGGTGCGTCAACGTCTATTTGATCCGTTTTTCACCACTAAACCTGTCGGAAAAGGCACGGGTTTGGGGTTATCGATTAGCTATCAGATTGTCGTGGAAAAACATGGGGGATATCTTCAGTGTAATTCTGAACCGGGGCAAGGCAGTGAGTTTGTGATTGAAATTCCGCTGCGACAGCATCATCAGGCATCGATGACCTTTCCCAGTAGAAACGGATAGAGCAGAGAGAGCTGGGGGAGTTGGGGGAGATGGGGGAGCTGGGGAAGCTAAGACACTCTGAAAAGGAAGGTTGTACAATTAAAGGCAGCAACTCGCCCATTATGCTGAGTTGCGATCGCGCTTGTCACCCCCTGCAAAAACTACCCGTTTCCAAGACCATGAGTTTATCATTAAAGCAGCTAACCGTTTATCTGACCTTGCTAGGCTTAGGCGGTGGAGCAGGGGTTTTAGGTAGTCGCTACCTTATGGCTGAACCCCAAGGGGTTAATCCTCCAGAAGCGGTGCCGGCGGTATTGGAACCCTTAGCCCCAAAACGCTCCAACCGTCCCGCTCCCGGCAATCTCAATTTTATTGCCCAAGCCGTCGAGCAAGTTGGACCGGCGGTGGTGAGAATTGATGCGGCGCGTCAGATCAGCCAAGATGTTCCCGAACCCTTTAGAAATCCCTTCTTCCGCCGCTTTTTTGGCAATGAGATGCCTGTTCCGGAACCTCGCGTGGAACGGGGGACGGGATCGGGTTTTATTCTGGAGTCAGATGGGCGAATTATTACCAATGCTCATGTGATCGACGGGGCGGATATCGTCAAGGTTACCCTGAAAGATGGACGGACGTTAGAGGGTCGGGTATTAGGGGCAGATCCGGTAACCGATGTGGCGATTATTAAAATTGAGGCAGAAGATTTGCCCACTGTCCGCTTGGGTAAAGCCGATGAGTTGATTCCTGGGGAATGGGCGATCGCGATCGGGAATCCTCTGGGTTTAGATAATACAGTAACTGTTGGTATCATTAGCGCTTTGGGGCGATCCAGTTCTCAGGTTGGTGTTCCCGAAAAACGAGTCAGCTTTATTCAAACGGATGCGGCAATTAATCCGGGAAATTCTGGCGGACCATTATTAAATGCCAGTGGTGAAGTTATTGGCATTAATACGGCGATTCGTGCCAACGCTCAAGGATTGGGCTTTGCCATTCCCATTGAAACCGCTCAACGCATTGCTGAACAGCTTTTTGAAAAAGGTCGGGTTGACCATCCTTATCTTGGAATTCAGATGGTTACACTGACTCCAGAGTTACGCAAAGAAATTAATCAGGATCAAGATGCAGGTTTAAAAGTGACTCAAGATCAGGGCGTCTTAATCGTCCGCGTCGTTCCTAATTCCCCAGCTCAACAAGCGGGTCTTGAACCGGGTGATATTATTCAAGAAGTTGGCGGAAAAGCGATTAAAACTGCTTCAGATGTACAAGAAGAAGTAGAAGCGAGTGAAGTTGGAGCGAATCTTGATATTGAAGTGAATCGTCAGGGGAAAACGAAAACGATTCTCGTAAAACCGGGAGCGTTTCCGGTCAATCAATTAGATTGACATCCTTCCCAACTAATCCTGATTGGGGTTAGTGCGAGCGTCTCGCTCGCTATCTTGTATGGTTTTTATCTATTAAGCCTTAAAATTTGCTGAACCTTTAATCGTCCTTTGCACTTTTATTTTTAAGGGTTTCCGGTTTGTGCAGCAAGTCTTACCACAAACGGTTAATCCTGCAAGAGTTGCACCACAAACTCAGCCGCCGTCAGATAACGTCGCCATTCTCTCCCATTCTTAAGGGGTTGTATCCCCCACCCTTGACAGCTATCTGGCTGTTCCCATAATTTTAGATGCTCCACTGGGGGGTCAGCATAAAAACGACTGTCACCACTTCCCAATAAGGCGGAACTCCAGTGGGTAAAATAATCGTGACTCAGCCGATGAATAGGAAACGTTCCATATAAGGGTACACCCCACCCATCCAACGCCACCAGCGCTTTCACGGTTCCCCCAAGCATCTGCCATCCCCATGCTGCACCAATCGCACCAACTACTCCTGCACTAAAACTGATAAAAGTAACAGAGGTGTTCATTAGAGTAAGATAACGCTGTAAATAGTTCAAAATATGAATAGCTGAATATGCCGGATATTCGTGGCTGGGAAAAATTAACATTTGTTGAACACGCCCTACATTGCCAGAGTCACAGCGTTGTAACCCAGATAAAAACTCTTGTGTCAACTTTGAATTGTGAATACCGGGACAAATGATAACTGCTTTCTGCATGATAGTGACGTAGTTTTATTTCTGCCTTCTTGCACGAGGCACTAACATAAAATATTACTATTGGAAATCAATGTGCTAAATCACGTCTTTTTAGCATACAGTTTTAATACTGAACCGCCGTCCTCCACAAATACTCCTCATACAAGGTGGCTGCAAATACTAATCTATTACAATTCCCGTTGGTTTCTGATCCCCATGGGTTTCTG
This genomic window from Coleofasciculus chthonoplastes PCC 7420 contains:
- the speE gene encoding polyamine aminopropyltransferase; protein product: MAGSQVDADLWISEYITPWDIYVHGITKVLAYKKTAYQEMYIVETGAYGKALVLDGKWQSCTGDEFIYHESLVHPAMISHPNPRRVLVLGGGEGATVREILRWKTVEQVMMVDIDGEVVDACRQHLPEMHQNAFDDPRTQLVIGDALEILDKMEQQWDIVISDLSDPIEEGPSYKLFTQEFFEKVQRVLQPDGFLVLQAGPVGTFAVKTHARLVNTLSTVFPHIHSYCCFTPTYGEPWGFAIASAQAIDTQPNPATVDQHLQDKTTGGLRLIDGVALLGLLQTPAYIRRAIASETQVYTLNEPPKFFGKGALSQSSSQS
- a CDS encoding HhoA/HhoB/HtrA family serine endopeptidase; this encodes MSLSLKQLTVYLTLLGLGGGAGVLGSRYLMAEPQGVNPPEAVPAVLEPLAPKRSNRPAPGNLNFIAQAVEQVGPAVVRIDAARQISQDVPEPFRNPFFRRFFGNEMPVPEPRVERGTGSGFILESDGRIITNAHVIDGADIVKVTLKDGRTLEGRVLGADPVTDVAIIKIEAEDLPTVRLGKADELIPGEWAIAIGNPLGLDNTVTVGIISALGRSSSQVGVPEKRVSFIQTDAAINPGNSGGPLLNASGEVIGINTAIRANAQGLGFAIPIETAQRIAEQLFEKGRVDHPYLGIQMVTLTPELRKEINQDQDAGLKVTQDQGVLIVRVVPNSPAQQAGLEPGDIIQEVGGKAIKTASDVQEEVEASEVGANLDIEVNRQGKTKTILVKPGAFPVNQLD
- a CDS encoding CBS domain-containing protein, whose translation is MQPSGLPFHSLALEPAIDAHFLTVAPDTPLVDVLALMSRFRSCRLPTQALGTDMSHIPAHLPQISCLSQEEDTVFGVADTAAGCVLVMEGERLVGVFTERDIVRLAAAGLPLSRVNISEIMTRPAITLQPSPSHDIFTALGLLRQHRIRHLPIVNEQGQLMGIVTHESIRKALQPVNLLTRLRCVQDVMTTAVIHAPVTTAVLQLAQLMTEHQVSCVVITQVRDSEIQPGEQDALTPAGCSAPLIKASCSYPMLYSQSLIPVGIVTERDIVQFQALELDLSRLNAQEVMSTPLFCLGSSDSLWLAHEQMQQHRVRRLVVRGNQGELVGIVSQTSLLQVLNPVEMYGVIELLQQAVEERTSELAQTNERLRHEIGERQRAELALQKSHDQLKIQVEQRTVQLTQANVQLQQDILERQRVETALRQSEAQLKKQTRELTRMIQQLHSYQSQLIQSEKMSSLGQLVAGVAHEINNPINFIYGNIAYASQYVQDVMGLLELYEQYYPQPVSEIQETTEDIDLEFVKTDLPKLINSMKLGADRIRNLVLSLRNFSRLDQAEMKSVDLHEGLDNTLLILQNQLKATSGLVEVQLVKDYGDLPLVECYPGQLNQVFMNLLSNAIDALEELRQLNAQAQLSNGESSSPYPTIGIQTAIKEVKRPKSQAKSSWVNQWVVVRIADNGSGMTEMVRQRLFDPFFTTKPVGKGTGLGLSISYQIVVEKHGGYLQCNSEPGQGSEFVIEIPLRQHHQASMTFPSRNG